A window of the Candidatus Tisiphia endosymbiont of Dascillus cervinus genome harbors these coding sequences:
- a CDS encoding oligopeptide:H+ symporter, producing the protein MSAILNVPNSTRFPKFLIILFFVEMWERFSYYGMRSLLVLFLTSRLGYEDAKAYAIYSLFAAVGYADPVLGGFLADKLTGFRNMVLLGGIIITIGHLSLTLVELESELIYIGLALIAVGTGMFKGNITNLLGSCYKEDDPERSRGFTLFYVGVNLGSFMASISCSYIAYLYGWHYGFGIAGGGMILGLTIFIKFQHLLGDNGISPRPELMNKKILGLNIFTILMIASLLFALVVARMLISSEFFANILALCGILILGIFIYIIVKSSPLQRKRLTVLLILITFFMCFFALEMQLGSLVNLFTQRNVVNEILGLTIPPAAFQAINPFSIIIFGSLLGAYMKFDKKYATPIFAFGISTMAICFFILYIGCLNANIEGKIGLLYLVSGIAFIGLGELCIGPLIQEQATLLAPKHLKGLVMGIIMLFAAFANLAGILISKFMSIPSINGEVDCLESLEIYKKGFLKIATFNLGLALLFLPCYLFVNKVIAQTSTEKVDQKRQRK; encoded by the coding sequence ATGAGTGCAATTTTAAATGTACCAAATTCAACGAGGTTTCCCAAATTTTTAATAATACTATTCTTTGTTGAAATGTGGGAGCGGTTTAGTTATTATGGGATGAGGTCTCTTTTAGTGCTTTTCTTGACTTCCCGTCTAGGGTATGAAGATGCAAAAGCTTATGCCATCTATTCATTATTTGCAGCGGTTGGTTATGCAGATCCTGTGCTTGGCGGCTTCCTCGCTGACAAATTAACAGGATTTCGTAATATGGTACTACTTGGCGGTATCATTATCACTATTGGTCACCTGTCCTTAACTTTAGTTGAATTGGAGTCTGAGCTAATATATATAGGCCTGGCGTTAATTGCTGTAGGTACTGGTATGTTTAAAGGGAATATAACTAATTTGTTAGGTTCATGTTACAAGGAAGACGACCCAGAACGAAGTAGAGGATTTACTTTATTTTATGTAGGTGTAAATCTAGGATCATTCATGGCATCCATATCATGTAGTTATATAGCTTATTTATATGGTTGGCACTATGGTTTTGGTATAGCTGGGGGTGGTATGATCTTAGGACTTACTATTTTTATCAAATTTCAACATTTGTTAGGAGATAATGGTATTTCCCCACGACCAGAACTGATGAATAAGAAAATACTAGGGTTAAATATTTTTACTATATTAATGATAGCTAGCCTTCTTTTTGCTCTTGTAGTTGCTAGAATGCTTATATCAAGTGAGTTCTTTGCTAATATACTTGCTTTGTGTGGTATTCTAATTTTAGGTATATTTATTTACATAATAGTAAAATCATCGCCACTACAAAGAAAAAGATTAACAGTATTATTAATACTAATTACATTTTTTATGTGTTTTTTTGCATTAGAAATGCAACTTGGCTCACTAGTCAACTTATTTACTCAAAGAAATGTTGTAAATGAAATATTGGGGTTAACAATTCCACCTGCTGCTTTTCAAGCAATAAACCCTTTTTCAATTATAATATTTGGTTCTCTATTAGGGGCATATATGAAATTTGATAAAAAATATGCCACTCCTATATTTGCTTTTGGTATTTCTACCATGGCTATATGCTTTTTTATATTATATATAGGATGTTTAAATGCAAATATAGAAGGAAAGATAGGATTACTATACTTAGTAAGTGGTATAGCATTTATAGGGCTTGGAGAACTATGTATAGGACCATTAATACAAGAACAAGCAACTTTACTTGCACCTAAACACTTAAAAGGCTTGGTAATGGGTATAATAATGTTATTTGCAGCATTTGCTAATTTAGCAGGAATTTTAATATCGAAGTTCATGTCAATCCCTTCCATAAATGGGGAAGTAGATTGTCTAGAGTCCTTAGAGATATATAAAAAAGGATTCTTAAAGATAGCAACGTTTAACTTAGGGTTAGCACTCTTATTTTTACCTTGCTATCTGTTTGTAAATAAAGTTATAGCACAGACGAGTACAGAAAAAGTAGACCAAAAACGCCAACGTAAGTAA
- a CDS encoding HI0074 family nucleotidyltransferase substrate-binding subunit, giving the protein MKDPKKYTKIELGFSKLSRALISLEDIVFKPVLEDRSNIDATIQRFEFTIELFWKLLRVILESKGVEVQYPKDVLREAFKGHLIDHEQEWLKMLLDRNITSHTYDEQLADKIYNNIRSYIPTLRSTFDKLNFLNHLPYV; this is encoded by the coding sequence ATGAAAGATCCTAAAAAATATACTAAAATAGAGTTAGGTTTTTCAAAGCTAAGTAGAGCTTTAATATCTTTAGAAGATATTGTATTTAAGCCCGTGCTAGAAGATCGAAGTAATATAGATGCTACCATTCAAAGATTTGAGTTTACAATAGAACTATTTTGGAAATTATTAAGGGTAATTCTTGAAAGCAAAGGAGTAGAAGTACAATATCCTAAAGATGTTTTAAGAGAAGCATTTAAAGGACATCTGATTGATCATGAACAAGAGTGGTTAAAAATGCTGCTAGATAGAAATATTACCTCTCACACTTATGATGAGCAGCTAGCGGATAAAATTTATAATAATATTAGATCTTACATTCCCACATTAAGAAGTACATTTGATAAATTGAACTTTCTTAATCACTTACCTTACGTATAA
- a CDS encoding nucleotidyltransferase domain-containing protein: MKVQDYKFYNDLISQIVVEEVWLFGSRARNDNQDRADIDLAIVCHNATTKDWLKLQEIVDNADTLLKIDCIRLDELEDSSDLKLSIIREGVKLYERS; this comes from the coding sequence ATGAAAGTTCAGGATTATAAATTTTATAATGATTTAATATCACAGATTGTGGTTGAGGAAGTTTGGTTATTTGGTTCTAGGGCAAGGAACGATAATCAGGATAGAGCAGATATTGATTTAGCTATAGTATGTCATAATGCTACTACTAAGGATTGGTTGAAATTACAAGAAATTGTTGATAATGCTGATACACTCTTAAAAATAGATTGTATAAGGCTTGACGAATTAGAGGATTCATCAGACTTAAAATTATCTATAATACGAGAAGGGGTGAAATTATATGAAAGATCCTAA
- a CDS encoding transposase — MSQKNYSLTYYAEHAKKCSHDVINRFLKNEKYTPSLLWEHIKDDVILSPNGYTIFDDTVLNKRNTKKIEIARSQYSGATGGITTGIGVVSLVYYNPDINKFWVIDYRIFSPEHDGATKVEHLLNMLNNAVYSKKIPFQTVLFDTWYATHKIMQHVDSLGKYYYAPIKANRNVTKTSSSKPYKAVSKLTFSDEEIKSGVEIHIKGFAKDKHVNLFKLTVSTNRVDYIVTNNKTQKSSKAVQDECGFRWVIESMHREIKQLTGIERCQCRKQRIQRNHISCAFLVWAFLKRTAHKIGKTVYQIKLGLLDHYMQQQLRSPSLRYLEPYIA, encoded by the coding sequence GTGAGTCAAAAGAATTATAGTTTGACCTACTATGCTGAACATGCCAAAAAATGTAGCCATGATGTTATTAATAGATTTTTAAAAAATGAAAAATATACACCTTCTTTGTTATGGGAACATATTAAGGATGATGTTATTTTATCGCCTAACGGATATACAATATTTGATGATACGGTGTTAAATAAAAGAAATACCAAGAAAATAGAAATTGCTAGATCACAGTACAGTGGGGCTACAGGTGGTATTACTACTGGTATAGGAGTAGTAAGTTTGGTATATTATAATCCGGATATTAATAAGTTTTGGGTAATAGATTACCGAATTTTTTCGCCCGAACATGATGGAGCGACAAAAGTAGAACACCTATTAAATATGTTAAATAATGCTGTGTATAGCAAAAAGATTCCTTTTCAAACTGTGCTTTTTGACACATGGTATGCTACGCATAAAATTATGCAACATGTTGATTCCTTGGGTAAATATTATTATGCTCCTATTAAAGCAAATAGAAACGTTACTAAAACTTCCTCTTCTAAGCCTTATAAAGCTGTTAGCAAGTTAACGTTTTCAGATGAGGAAATTAAGAGCGGAGTGGAGATTCATATAAAGGGCTTTGCAAAAGATAAGCATGTTAATTTGTTTAAACTTACTGTTTCTACCAACAGAGTTGATTATATTGTTACCAATAACAAAACTCAAAAATCTTCTAAAGCCGTACAAGATGAGTGTGGCTTTCGTTGGGTAATTGAGAGCATGCATAGAGAAATCAAGCAACTTACCGGTATAGAACGATGCCAATGCAGAAAACAACGCATCCAGCGTAATCACATTAGTTGTGCATTTTTAGTGTGGGCTTTTCTAAAAAGAACTGCACACAAAATAGGTAAGACGGTTTATCAAATAAAGTTAGGGCTTTTAGATCATTATATGCAACAGCAGTTACGTTCACCCTCTTTACGCTATTTAGAACCTTACATAGCGTAA
- a CDS encoding nucleotidyltransferase domain-containing protein — MKTVLPERSLIIQERLDNIVREIMNVSKHKIAMIILFGSYARGDWVQDEYKKGHITYSYQSDLDIMLVMKKGKHASLAGLAIEDKIERRLEKKSLRNPFELWVTLVLESIKTLNSQLEKGHYFFSDIKKKGILLYDSGEFQLAEAKNLPWTERRQIAEKDYEYWFTKGAEFF; from the coding sequence ATGAAAACTGTTTTACCTGAACGATCCCTGATAATTCAAGAAAGACTTGATAATATTGTCAGAGAGATTATGAATGTATCAAAGCACAAGATTGCGATGATTATTTTATTTGGCTCTTATGCAAGGGGCGATTGGGTACAAGATGAGTATAAAAAAGGTCACATTACCTATAGCTATCAAAGTGATCTCGATATTATGTTGGTGATGAAGAAAGGCAAACATGCCAGTCTTGCCGGGTTAGCAATAGAAGATAAAATAGAAAGAAGGTTGGAAAAAAAATCATTAAGAAATCCTTTTGAGTTATGGGTAACTTTGGTGCTAGAATCAATCAAGACGTTAAATAGCCAGTTAGAGAAGGGGCATTATTTCTTTTCTGATATTAAGAAAAAAGGAATACTCTTATATGATAGTGGCGAGTTTCAGCTGGCAGAAGCTAAAAATTTACCTTGGACAGAAAGAAGACAAATAGCTGAAAAAGATTATGAGTACTGGTTTACAAAAGGAGCAGAGTTTTTTTAG